ATATTAACGTGCCAGATTGGGACGTGTAGTATTGGATAATGTATGCATTGCACACACACCTTATGACATGTCCACTGTACAGATGGTAGGAGCGTGAGTCTGAATGACAGCGGGACTATCCAGGGCTGCTGACGCATTGTGAGGTCCGCGACGCCTTCAATACCCAGAGTTAATGAGAACAGACTGACTCGCTTTTTTTTCACCCTCCCCGTTTCCATTCATCTCTTcccgtgtctctcctcctcctctcctcttcgccTCTCTGCCCGTTTCCATCTGTTTGGAGACAAAGGGCCACGAGCCAGCTCGAGCCCTGGGACCCTGCTGGTGAAGTGCGCAGGGATAATGCGTCCCATCCCGTGGGTCGCATTTCAACACATGGACCTGCCTTTGTCCTGCTGTGTGCTGCTCGCTGCTTAAAAGgacccacacacacttcacaaCACACACCTCTGATGGGGATGGACGAGAAGAGGAGCGGAGGaagcaggagtggaggagagggatgggggggtgCCTTGAACATTGATAATTGTTACAATATCCagagtggagagaaaaaaaaggtaAAGGATTCAAAACAGAGGTACAAAACCCTCAAATGctgttcctctcttcctcacACAGGGAACATATGGCTGTTTGTTGTCATATTTGTTTTGTCCCTAGCAAATTCACACAAAGCTATCAAGCCCCTTAGAATGAAAGAATGTGTGTGTCTCCTACTCCAGGCTTTAAAGGAGTCTACCTGAATGATGACCGGGAGGGGACGGCCAAATGTTGATAATGGTCATAGTCATCCCAGGCCGTCTGCACACTTCCTGACATATGGTCACTTGTTGGCCTCCGCCATGACATAATCCACGGTGAAAAGGGGGAAGCAATAGGgctctttctcacacacaaacacatatgcaCCGGTCCCACTCGCAGTCTGTTCACTGCCCACAGCGGTTTGGgccgtggctgtctgtctgcctgcctgttggGTTCTCCCCTCTCATGAGTTTGTAAAGAATAAATTGAAGGGGACCGACGGCGGTGCAACAGAACCTTTCGGGATGGGGAAGGGAACACAAATGGTCTTACAGTTTATGGCAAGTACAGATGGACTGTCTACTTAATAAGCTTGAGCAGGAGTCTGAGGCTAAGGTTGGCCAGAATGAAGCTGGTTGGTTTACTATCTGGGGTTGAAGAGAATATAGTCCCCATGTGGAAATATCTCTGTTGGGAGACTATGGCAGGCAATCTAAAGCACGTGTATAGTATGAAATACTCTCCATTGTACAAGGGCCAATCCAAAATTGAACACACTATGTTGAATTAAATACCATTTTGAGAATGTTAATGTTGCTAAAGAAACAACCAGAGGGATTCATTCACGTAACTGTTTAATAGTCTTCCAGCAATTGAATTAGTAACCCAAGGAAGGCTGGTTTATTTGAGGTCAAATGTAGGAGAAAGCAATTAGAGAAATGATAAAGGGCCAGTGGATAAGAagctttgactgactgactgacagacagacgtaCTGTATTCCAAGGACATCTTTCTGCAAGTATAGAGCCTTTCTGATTACAAGACTAGGAGAGACCTTGGACATGACAAAAACCCATTTCCCTCACTTCTCCCCAGATAAAGAGATACGAAGCAAGGCCCCACCACCCCTTATTACAGCAGCCACCTGAGGATAGTGACAAGGACGTGGAtgagggggaggaagaagaagaagaggaggaagaggaggaggaagtgaggCATGATGGGAAGGGACCAAGCTGTTTTATTTCTCTGTCTCAAAGGTCCTCGATCCCAGTATACAGTGTGGTGCTTTACGTCAAGTTGCCCGTGTAAAGGGCCTTTGGGAAGATTTCAATTGCATACTCCTGGCatcctttctcctctttcctcgtctccttctcaaaggccattggaggagaaggtcttccagaaggagatgagagaggacgtTAGGAGGTATGGAATTGAGATCTTCCCTTTGACATTTCCCTTGGTTCCATAGACGCCCTGCGAGAGAGATCATAGGGTTTATGGGTCATCAGTACACGTGACACACCTGCTCTAAACCAATTTGGAGATGCCTCCAACCATTCATGAATGAGCCTATGCAGGTTATTAATGAGTCTGCCGTGGTGTTGTAGGAGCCATTTTGTCCTTCTTATGTGCTCATTTCATGTGATGTGTAAATGTTTTCTGTACAgggatgttgttgttttttaaaaacttGTTTTGTACACTAGGGGCATTCTCACATTGGGGTTATGGGGTCACTGGTCACATGGTGCAAAGGTAACCAGGAAGTGTTAACACAAGTGAGAGGAGAAAGGATAATGTTCTTACCATCAGAGGAAAATGCTTATGGAATACACTTCATATGTATTGGAACTCTGTAAAAGATGCAGTATATGTGAACAATAAATCAGAACATGACCCAATCAGAGGGGGGTATACCTATGAGTTCTCAATTGAACGTATGGACCACAGCTGGATCAATGAACTTCAATCCCAACGCTCTGCTTTAACGTTAAGGAACAGTAATAATTCTCGCTTGCAATACATAACTTTCACATCAGGGAGAAAGAATATTTCAAATACGCAGTTTAGAAAGTTGCACAGCCCCCAGCCAAGGTAGGAAACTTCCTCCCCATTTATGCTCCATTGCAGACATTTGAAGCAGAAATTGGAGGGCTGGAAGTGCGGTCGGGTGCAACTTTCCTAAACTGCATACAGGAAGTGTATATTTTGTAATTGAAAATTATTTCTCGCTTACATAAAAGTTTTGTTTAAAATGTTTCCGAAACTGTACAGGGTGCTAGTGGTATTGGCGTTTAGGCAGAGCATTTAGGAAGAGCTTTAGCGTCTGGACATGTTCCTTACAAGGCTGAAGTGGACGTCCGTCCAGTGGTTGGTTCAATGTTATGTAATAGAATTGGGGTAATGAATAAGGGCTAGGCCTACATGTAATTTCTCTGCTTTAGTTTATTGTGAATTAGTAATCTTCTGAAGGCAGAAAACATCTCTAATCTTAAAGGTGTTCATAATGCAAGTAAATCATATAGCATCAAAATGATGTAAGGTGCCCAGTGACTTGCACAAACTTCTCCATTCGTTTTCACCTCATCACTGTTAATAATATTGACCAAAGAGATCCCCCCGCTCACCTCAACGAATTATTATCGTACAAATCGCCTAGGGTTTGTCGATATATATTTAATGTTCATATCACagatatttatttacttttgtaTATTCCATTATTCGTTTGTTTAGTGCATATTATCCGATTTAAGCGCAAAAACACCATGTGCAAATGTTGTGCCTGACCTAACCTAAATAATGCAATTGCACTAGCTTAAGCTAATGCATTGGCCTACATTATTAGACCACAATCCTTAGCAGAATTGATGGCAATACATCAGAAATAAATACAAAGATTTGGATCTTTGCTCATATTTGGCAATATTACATGAATGTGCTTGCTCGCTCATAaatttccatctctcctccatcccctctccctctctctttcccacggGAGGTGCCAGACGGCCAGTAATTTGGTTGTCTTGGCTCGTCTGGAGTAACACCTGCCCCCTCTCTGGGGAGAGCGCCTTTCAGCCAGGAGCTAGCGAGGAGCACAGAGCAGCACAGAATACATGCACAGGAGAGAACAAAATCACATATAGGCTATATGCTCTCTTTGCTTGCTTGACCACTACCTACATCGTGTGTGTGTAAACAGTTTCAAAGCAGCGGGATATAGGCTCACACCGACGTCATTTAATAATACTGTATATGCCTATCattgggggaggtgggggggtggTGAAAGATATAGAGGCCTGTCAATCAAGATCATTTCGGAAGTGTAATAGGCTAGGCTACCATCGTGCTTTTCTTCCAGGATGACAGCTGCTGTTTAAATATtgaaatcgtttttttttttatcaaggcCACTGCACTGTCCATTTCATTCATATTACTCCAATCATTATGCAAGGGATTTTCCCCCCTGAGCGACTGGCCGACTAATTTCAACATTGTGTGACTATTTTTGGAAAGGAGACTCCCAAGTAATTATTCTCAGTTTTAGTCTCAATAAAATGTCAATTAAAACAGAAAAGCCTCAATACCATGTATTTCTTTCCCTTTTTTAATCAAAAAACACCACCGGAAAATATTAAAAATGCGTTCATTAAAAATCAGCTGTCACAGTAACTCTACTACAAAATATCTGCATAAAGCAACAAGTACACAACCCTGAAGAGACAAAAAATCTTTGGATAGAAGATATGTTTTTCTTCGCTATAAAATTACTTATTATGTTTTTTGAGATACAAAGCAGAGACAGATAGATAAATAAACACCTCGAGCTTTTAaggaaataaaaacatttaatagAAATCAGAATATTTTGAAATGATTTTTGGTCACAGCAAAAGAGGTTTGCCTCTGAATTGTAAAGTGATATCAACACAAACGATGTCATTCAATTAGATTTTTGCTTTTTATATCCGGTTAGTCGAATTCAAATTTCGTGGATGTTTTTCTTTAGTGGGCTAATTCGTTTTCAGTGTATTGTTCAGTTTTGATTAACTTCCTTCCCCTTTACACTTAAGGGAACTAAACGAAGTTTGACGTTTTATGAGTTTACTTAACCCAACATGATTAAGTGCTTATCGTTGCCTGATAGACAATAGACATTACATGAATAAAAGTATATTACACTTAACGTACTAATTCAATAAAAAAAACCGTATAATACAAAAACAGAAAGTGCCATTTGAAGAGCAACAACATCGTTTTCGAAGTTCATCATCACAGCCTAAAATATACATGTATACAATGATACAAATAATGGACATTTATATAAAATACGTTAGTCTATtataaacataaataaataagAGAACCTTCAAtattaacacatttaaataaataattccaCAAACTTAAATAACAATGATGAAGGTCACAATTGTACGCGTCATAAGTGGCACTAATGCATTAATGCATTTGAACTTGTTCTCCTTTATGGAAACATCAACTATGCTATGTCTATAAAGCAGCTATATCATTCCGTTTACATCCATTCTTTCGTTCATCTGGGTTACCCAGCTTTACCAAAACGCAATACCAAACAGGCATTTTCTTCAAAATCATGGAtaagtaggctgtaggctgcagactccccccacccccttcctcccctttctTTTTTTGTACTTTCTGGCAACTTTCATGTATCCCCGATTTCATAAGTGTCATGTCACCCATATTTCTTTCTGGTCCCTCCATTCTCCTTGTCCAATTCTCCCATTTGAAAATGTAACTCACTAATTTCAACTAGACATCCAGAACGTGATTGAGATAGGAGATATAGCATATTGCAAGTCTGAGGATCTCGATCTTGGAGAGTTTCTTGTCAGGGGGAAGGGTTGGCAGCAACTTTCTCAGTTCAGCGAAGGCCACATTGAACGCTTCCACGCGGATCCTCTCGCGCGTGGCGTGGGCCGAGCGGTACTTGGCCGTCGCACGTCtcctccgtctcttctcctccctgctGAGGGTCGGTTGGGCCAGCGACCtcgtcttcccctccccctccatcggTTCGTCGGACAGGCACCCGACCTTGAGGTCGTTGAGCACCGACTCTGCGTCGGATTGTCCCCATCCGAGGTCGGAATCAGCTTGGTCTGGACTCAGCATCATTTTCAGTCTTTTCATATGTTTTTCAGTTCGTATCCAaaaagagctggagagagagatattattgatttatttagTATAATGTTGTGAACGCAATAATACTTTTTCGTTCAATATTATGATTGGGAGTAGTTTTTGCATAGATGTCTTGTTATGACCTGTCACAGGGGGTAGATGATAGGCAGACCATAATCATAAAATAGATCATTTGAGATCAAGTGCCAAAGACTTAGAAATGTGATAGTCTTAATGGAAATTGCAAAAGCAACAGACAGTGATGGGAACACTGTAAATTGTAATAGGTTTTTGTACTTCTATTTTTTTCCAATGCATAATTTATTATACAATGATTTTTGTTATAGAGCATTAAATATTAAATATAGGCCATTTTCTTTTCACTTATGTGTCAGTTCTTATGATTTGTTTTGCAGCAAACATAGCATTTTTTCAGAATATTAAAGCAAATTGTGGTGTTATATTGAGAGAAACCATGCTATTCAAAtgaacatgttccatattccaaGTCGTCCATCGGTCACAGTGAGATGAACACATCTGCTTGGCTTCGAGCAGTATGACTTGACAGGATGGAACAACAACGAAAGAAGGATACAATAGTTGACATCTGCTGGACATTGAATTGGGCCACACAAAATGTTGTTGTATCAACAATGCAATGGATAAATACGAGCTGTGTACTTTGTTGTACATGTGTAATACAGGCCTAATAAAGAAACGGGCAGTACctcatatatatattttcttttttcTTAGGCCTACTCGTTAATTGGACACTTACCTTGACAAACAGTTGAGAGACACAACTGTCTGATGATTCTTGATAGCTGTTGGAGTAAACTCCAACTCCAAATTaactctgtgcttccctttgggCTTTTTCACAAACCATCTTATTTAGTCCAATTCATTACAGGAATTATAGCCTACTGTTGACAGCCTTGTGCAATTAATAGCTTTTTACTTTTTGAGATTTTGAACAGTCGAGTCAAACATAAAATGGTGTTTATCTCAGAACCATCTAATTTCAAGTTGTGGTATATCACTTCGTTGGGAAGATGATAGTATAGTTGATAGTATAGTTAACGATTTATGTGGTAACTATTTCTGAAGATAAAAAATCTTGTGCCTTGTGAACACCCAGCTGGAAACAATAGATTGTTGTGTCGATAAGATCTCGCTGAAAGTGCAGATATTTGTCCGTTCTTCTTGATGGAGATGACCGCGATAAGGAAGGCCCTTGTGCACCGTGTGCCAACAGTCAGTGCATTGAAAAGCCGAAAGATAATCCCTTCCTTTCCACTTCTGTGTGTTCCGAGCGTTATCGGGTCCAGGACGCGGCTTCTATGAGAGATAAGATCCAAACCATCCCAACTAATAAAGGCTTACTTGAGAAACGGAGGGATGGAATATATTTGAGGAATGGTATTGTCTAACACCGCccactccctctcacctccctctctctactcacgCCCCTCAGCCCTCCAGTAGTCCCTCTGGGGATAGTGGGCAAAGAGGAACCAGAGATGAGTACGATAATGGATAATAAGGACTTTAAACATTTAGATTTTTTCCCCCTCCAGATTAATAAAAAAGAAAAATCGGCCTATTTTTAATTAAATTAATATATAAGCAAATCAACGAAAAAATAACTATTTTATTGAAACAACCAGTAAGGTTGGTTCACATTATAAAATGTGATTTATTAGGCCAGTTAGTTCACTTCGAGACTGAAACTACTTATTAGGCTATTAAGGCCTTAAATAATTATAATACATTGAGGTTGAAACATGCTAAGAAAACGTGACGTTCAGAGCAAGAGATTCTTCATTAGAAGTCTAACATGAATtcataaaatcacatttttgcTATTTGGTCCATATTACCAACTCGGTTTTTATTTCGAAAACTCAAGTCCGATTTCTGACCATTAGACTGTTCTACTATGAAAGACAGGGCCACCTCTATTCCAATCATAGACATAGAACCCAGATTCTAATATCGCCCCCTGGTGTCGGCAGATGGAACGGTCTACAGTTTCCCTTCCACATCAGACGGAGGCATATAGACATACTAGATCTACAGCGTATCCTGCTCTTTTTCCTTTTCTTTTGGTTTTGGTTAAATGTATTTTGACATGATTATTATAGAAAAGAAAACTATCAATAGTCAAACACAGTTGTCAAACAATCAACGTTATAAGAGGATGACTGCCTGCCAGAATAAAACCCACTGATGACCACCTACAAAATCAACACAAGTGAAGTCACACTATAGAAGGGATCAATACACTGTCACAGTGAAGATGACCTCACGTCATCTCTTGTGTCAATAGGATCAGAGGATGTTGGGGCTGATACAACAGATAACAGTTATCAGTGAGTGGACATCATACAGGATGTTGGGGCTGATACAACAGATAACAGTTATCAGTGAGTGGACATCATACAGGATGGAGGGGCTGATACAACAGATAACAGTTATCAGTGAGTGGACATCATACAGGATGTTGGGGCTGATACAACAGATAACAGTTATCAGTGAGTGGACATCATACAGGATGGAGGGGCTGATACAACAGATAACAGTTATCAGTGAGTGGACATCATACAGGATGGAGGGGCTGATACAACAGATAACAGTTATCAGTGAGTGGACATCATACAGGATGTTGGGGCTGATACAACAGATAACAGTTATCAGTGAGTGGACATCATACAGGATGGAGGGGCTGATACAACAGATAACAGTTATCAGTGAGTGGACATCATACAGGATGGAGGGGCTGATACAACAGATAACAGTTATCAGTGAGTGGACATCATACAGGATGTTGGGGCTGATACAACAGATAACAGTTATCAGTGAGTGGACATCATACAGGATGGAGGGGCTGATACAACAGATAACAGTTATCAGTGAGTGGACATCATACAGGATGTTGGGGCTGATACAACAGATAACAGTTATCAGTGAGTGGACATCATACAGGATGGAGGGGCTGATACAACAGATAACAGTTATCAGTGAGTGGACATCATACAGGATGGAGGGGCTGATACAACAGATAACAGTTATCAGTGAGTGGACATCATACAGTATGTTGGGGCTGATACAACAGATAACAGTTATCAGTGAGTGGACATCATACAGGATGGAGGGGCTGATACAACAGATAACAGTTATCAGTGAGTGGACATCATACAGGATGTTGGGGCTGATACAACAGATAACAGTTATCAGTGAGTGGACATCATACAGGATGTTGGGGCTGATACAACAGATAACAGTTATCAGTGAGTGGACATCATACAGGATGGAGGGGCTGATACAACAGA
Above is a genomic segment from Oncorhynchus gorbuscha isolate QuinsamMale2020 ecotype Even-year linkage group LG23, OgorEven_v1.0, whole genome shotgun sequence containing:
- the LOC124010401 gene encoding helix-loop-helix protein 2-like; this translates as MKRLKMMLSPDQADSDLGWGQSDAESVLNDLKVGCLSDEPMEGEGKTRSLAQPTLSREEKRRRRRATAKYRSAHATRERIRVEAFNVAFAELRKLLPTLPPDKKLSKIEILRLAICYISYLNHVLDV